GTGCAGCTCAAGGAGGAATTAATACGAAGTTTGCTTCCAATACATTAATACCTCTCCCTCCACTCCCCGAACAAGAACGCATGGTCGCTAAACTTGATAAACTCTTTGCACAGCATGAGAAAATAAAAAAAGCCCTCGACCGCATTCCACAATTGCTTAAAGCGTTCCGTCAGCAGGTTTTGACGCAGGCTGTGGAAAACAAAAAAGGTACAACAAAACTAAAGGAGTTTCTAATTGATATAAAATACGGCACATCTAAAAAATCGGAGTATGGCATTAGTGGAACTCCAATATTAAGGATACCTAATATAGAAAATGGAGGGATAAATGATAAAGATTTAAAATATTCTGTATTGGACGAAAAGGAATATAACACACTTAGGTTACGGGAAAACGATATATTGATAATCAGATCAAATGGAAGTGTGTCGCTTGTCGGTCAGAGCGCTATCATATCTAGTAAGCATGAAAATTACTCGTATGCAGGTTATTTAATTCGTATTAGACTTAATGAAAATTATGACGCAGGATATTTAAACTATATCTTCAAATCAAATTTCATTAGAAGTCAAATGATCGACACATCTCGTTCTACCAGCGGTGTTAATAACATTAATAGTAAGGAGATCCAAGAACTCGATATTCCAGATTTAGAAGTTAGTGAACAACAAGAAATCGTCCGTCGTGTAGAAAGCCTATTTGCCAAAGCCGATACTATCGAAGCTCGCTACCAGAAACTCAAAGAAAAAGTTGACAACTTACCCCAAGTCATCTTGCACAAAGCTTTCAGAGGTGAGTTGGTTCCGCAACTTCCTACGGATGGTGATGCTAAGGATCTATTGCAAGAGATTTTAGCACTGAAGAAAGAGTCTAAAGGAAAGCGAGGTAAAGCGTGAAAATAAAATCATTGTGGATTTCTAAGTATAAAAATGTAGAAAATATTGAACTGAAATTCGATACTGATCTGATTTCCTTGATGGTTGGTCAAAATGGTTTTGGAAAATCTAATCTTTTAGAAGCATTATCGTTGATATTCCGAGATCTAGATTTGATGGATACACTGTCCGACTACGAAGATTGGCCATATGACAGTAGGCATTTTGAATATAAAATACACTATCAGTGCAAAGGTTTAGACATTAAAATAAATAGTTTAAAAAGTGAGTTTCACGTCTATGTTAAAAAAATCGGCGACCAGCACGATTTTGAGGATATTAATTTTTCTGAGTTCAGAAAAAACAAGCAAATTAGCTATCTTCCAGATTACGTAGTTGGCTACTACTCAGGTGAAAATAAACGCATTAGAGAAACGATTAAACCATATGAGGAAACTATCATAAAAGATTTGAAAAGTAATAAGGGGCTTGACAGTGGTTTTCGGAAAATGTTTTTTGCTGAAAACTTTCATGGTCAAATGATCTTGCTGACACTTTTATTATATCGCAATGATAACAACAGCTTTTCAAGATGTGTAAATGATCTACTTGACAATTACCTAAGTTTTCATGAATTAGAGGAGTTTGGTATACGACTTAACAGTCCAGATTGGTTTGATCCAAGGAGAAAGGAACACCAAGTTTATGGGGTTAATCAGTTGGAAGAAAATCTACAAATAAACGATTCGAACATTTTTCCATTTTGGAATGCAAAAGGTAAAGCGAATAAAATTCTTCAATTACTTTATGAAGAGAATGACGAAGCTCCAATATACTACGAAGAGAAGGAAAAAGATAGACTGTCCAAAGAGTATCTAGAGCTTAACAGTATCAAGCTAACAAATAAACTCAAGGAAATTTTCCCGAAGCCCATTGATTTTTTTGATGCGTTTGAGACTCTATACTGTGCAGGTCTTCTCTCATCGATTCATCTGAAAGTGAAAAATAAGAATAACCTTATTTATGAATTTGCGGAATTAAGCGAAGGAGAACAGCAGTTGGTCACTGTCCTCGGGTTAGTTCTAATTACTGGTAAAGATGACTGTCTTTTTTTGTTAGATGAGCCTGACACACATTTAAATCCTAAATGGCAAAGAGATTACATTAAGCTATTGACTAATTTTAATCTCAACGACGATAATTCACATATTTTTGTTGCAACTCATAGCCCATTAATTGTCCAGGCTGTGGAGGGTAAATTTGATATCCTCTTATATCACTTAAACGAGGAAGAAAATATTCAAATCGATAATGATCCGCAAATTATTTCCAATTGGAGAATAGATCAGGTGCTTGCTAGTAAATATTTTGGAATTGAAAATACTCGACCAATAAATACAGATGATTTCCTCAAACTAAAGCAAGAGATTATTAGAAAAGGTGACCTGACGGATGCAGATAAAATGAAACTAAAGGAGTTGGAGGACGAACTTGGATATCTACCACTTGGCGAGACTATTACTGAAATAGAGAGTTTAGCTTTTCTCAACAAATTGGCGAATAAGGATGATTTACATTAATAGAATAGCTGAACCAATTCCAAACGTTCTATTAACTGATGGAGTTGTGGAAACACAAATATTGTGTGCCAATTATGATGCTGATAATACATATTTCGATGATAAACAAAGTAAGGATATCTTCAAGTCTAATGTCTATGCTCATCAAGATGTTAAAAGTGCATTAGTTCGTATTCAGAATCATAAATGTTGTTTTTGTGAATCAAAAGTAACACATATCTCTGACGGGGACGTAGAGCATTTTAGACCAAAGGCTGAATGGTCGAAAGAAAATGATAATGGTACGAAGACTAAAAAAAAGCCAGGTTATTACTTTTTGGCTTACGAATGGAATAATTTAATGCTTAGTTGTCAGATGTGCAATCAAAGAATAAAAGGTAATAATTTTCCTTTAGTAAACGAAACGGCTAGAGCTAATGTTACACATAACTACAATGTCGAAGCCGAACTTCCCGTTTTTATTAATCCAACGTTAGAGGACCCTGAATTACACATCACTTTTTATGAAGAAACTCCTCAAGGGATTACATATCGAGGAAGAAAAACAATTGAATATTTACAATTAGACAGACTAGCCTTAAATGAGGTGAGAAAAGAGAAATTGAAAGACCTATTTACATTAAGAAACGTCGTGAATTCAATAGTAGACATAGATAGTAGAGAAAAGGCTGTAGATATTCTCCTCAGAAGATTACATGAAATCATTGAAAAAAACGATCAGTATGTCAATATGGTAAAGGCGAATTTTAGTGATTTTTTGTAATCCATATATTATAACATAATCAAAACCAATTTACCGATCTATGGAACCACAAGAAATAAGAGCAGTTCAGAACACAAAATACCTATACAGCTGGGTGCCATTCTACAAGAAGGTGGTGGAGATGTTAGCTACCTATAAACACAATCAGGTTGGTTTGATTGATGTACTGGCACAAATTGGTGTGGATCAACTGAATGATAAAGACGAAAACGGTGATATCCTATTAGATGAAATAGATCCATTGACTTTTCTTTCCTATCTAAACAAATATGGGGATAACAAGCGTGTCCAATTGATGAACAATCTTTCTAAGTTATGGAATTTGGGCATTGAGATATATGATGCTTGTGGTATACCAACATCTAATGCGCAGAAAGTATGGCTATTTCCATATAAGCGGGATCGCCATAATCAAGAAATAACCAGATTATGGGCCTTTTTTGATGCCGTCATGGAAGACCGTCTTAGTGATGATATTTTGCAAGATGTTATCACCATTCAAAGTATAGGGTGGACTAAGATTACTGAAGGATTGTTCTTGTTAAAGCCGAAAAAATATTTGCCGCTCAATAAAGTAGTCTTACCCCTATTGGCCGAGAAAGGCATCCAAACTAAATTTAGAAGTTTAGATGAAATTAAGAAAATTAATGCGGCTGCAAAGGAGTCATTTAATCTTCCATTTTATCAATTATCTTATGAAGCGTGGCTATACGCTGATCGAGGTAAGAAGAAACACCGGTTCTGGCGTGTCGGAACTACCTCAGGCAGGAATAAACAAAGCGTATTAGAAGAAATGTATGAAAATAATGTCGTATCCATCGGATGGAATGATTTGGGAGATTTATACAAGTTACCTACCCTGAATAAGTCAGCGCTTCAAAAAGAACTTATTCAAACATACGATCAAGATAAACGAACATCTTCGCGTAAAGCAGGAGAGATTCTTAATTTCGCCACGGACTTAAATCGCAATGATTATGTCGTTGCTATGGAGGGACATACGGTGAAAGCTATAGCGCGGGCGCTTGATGATAGGTACCATTACGATGCATCATTAGTTTTTGCACATGTAAAGCCCGTTGAATGGTTGGCTAAGGATATCAATGACATCCAAATTTCTGAAGGTTTGCAGACCACTTTTGTTGAGCTTACCGCTAAGGATTCGATCAATAAACTTCAAGAATTATTGAATATTTCAGAAACGAAAAAAAAAGAGCTGGATAATATGGTTGACAAAGGTTCGTTAAACCAAATACTTTTCGGACCTCCGGGGACGGGAAAGACCTATAATAGCATTGATAAAGCCGTACACATAGCTACAGGGGAATCTGGAAATCATGCAGAAAATAAATTAATATTTGACCAACTGAGAATAGAAGGACAAATAGAGTTTGTCACCTTCCATCAAGGATATTCCTACGAGGATTTTATGGTGGGTATTAAACCTAATACGGATACCGAACAGTTGACCTTCAAACCGCATAAAGGAATTTTCTATCGATTGGTAGAACGGGCAAAAGCAAATTACGTTGCTTACAAAAATAACAAGCAGGAAGTAAAATCATTCGACATTGTCTTTGAAGATTTGATTGCTCCACTAGAAAAGGGTCAGACAATTGATATACCAATGGAAGGTGGTAACGCTTTTACCATTACAGACGTTGACAATGGCACCATACGCTTTAAAAAACCAAACGGCTCTGATCGGCATACCTTAAGCGTAGATACGTTAAAAGCAATTGTTGAAGGAAAACGACAGTTTCACTCTGGTTTGGGAGCTTATTATAAGCCGTTAGTACAACGGGTTCAGGAGCTGCAACAGCCTGTATCAGCCAATACCCCGTTGAAAAACTTCGTAATCATTATTGACGAAATCAACCGAGCCAATATATCTAAGGTATTTGGTGAACTGATCACCCTGCTCGAAGACGATAAGCGTATGGGAGCAGAAAATGCACTGGCCTTAGCTTTGCCGAATGGTGAGCCTGATTTCAGTATTCCCCCCAATGTTTATATTATCGGTACGATGAATACAGCCGATAAATCAATTGCCTTAGTAGATATTGCGCTTCGTCGCCGTTTTGAGTTCGAAGGATATTATCCAGATTATGAAACATTAGCTAACTTTAATGCTGCGCACAGTAACGTATTGCAAAGAGTTAATGAAGCCATCTATACACGTAAGAAAACAGCCGATTTTCTTATCGGCCATGGCTATTTTATGAAAACGGAACCCCTGGAGACAATTTTGCTCAAAAAGGTCATTCCTCTGCTGATGGAATATTTTTCCGGACGCACAGAAGAAGTTCAATCTATTTTGAAGGCTGCAGGTATTAATGCAGAATATAATACGCAGCGTTATATCTGGATTATAAATGCGACTATGTTCGATGAAACGCATAACTAGCTTCGAATTCGGACCATCTTTCGACGTCACTTCCAGAAAGGAATTGGAGGGATACCTTCATGCGGTTTGGAAAGTCTATTACAGTTATGAAGATGGGGCTTCAACTTCACTCAGCCTGACTGAAGATAATGTTACTCGGCAAGGTATACTTCGGTTTGACGGTAATACTGCGAGAGCAAGAAATTTTATTGGATTCCTTCAAAGCGAGTATGAATCCATCGAGATATATCCGAAAATATTTCGTGGGGCTAATATGGAGAAGAGTGTGATGCTTAAACATCTCTTTTATTGGTTTGACTATTGTCGAAAATGGAAGTTTCCTTTCACGGACGTAAACCTGAGTAACTTACAAGATATCGATCTACCCGAATTGATCCTAAATTTGATCGCTAATCAATTTCACGGAGTTGTTTCCACAAATCCGATTTCACTTTATCAAGACATGGAAGAGGCTATGCTGAAGCCAAAAGGTTCGATAAACTTCAACCGTTATATCTCAAACAGCATAGCTAATGGTAACTTTCATATGTTGGAGTGTGACCATCAGCCGATGGAATTCGATAATCGCCTTAATCGGACGATTAAATATGTCGCTCGGTTACTATTGGCCAAATCTTCATTTCCCGAAACCCGTCAAAAGTTGGAGGATATTATTTTCATATTGGATGAGGCAGAAGATCAGGTGTGCCAGGCCTCTTTTTTAGACCATATTCCAATCAGTCCGTTTTATCAGGACTATCAAACAACAATCGGGTTGTGTCGTATGGTATTAGAGCAACATATCTATAATCACCATTATGAGGATTCAAAGCATTGGTCTCTACTTTTGCCGATGGAATATGTGTTCGAGGATTTCATTGCAGGATTTCTCGAACGTTATTTTTCGGAAGATTGGGAAGTGAAATATCAAAAATCAGATATGTACTTGACGGATGAAAAGGCGTTTCAGATGCAACATGATATTTTTTTAGTGTCGAAGAAAGATAAATCGATTAAAATTATCGTTGACACTAAGTATAAGTTGCGAGGTAATTTTAAAGAGGATAAGAAAAAAGGGATAGCGCAAAATGATCTGTACCAAATGACTTCCTATGCATTTCGAAGAGACTGTAGCAGTGTACTACTCTTATATCCTAATCAGTGTGATATTTTGAGTGAACCGGATATCTTTCATATTTCGAATGCTCATCAATCCCAAGTTATTAAAGTCACAGCAGCAGAAATTCCGTTTTGGTCGCTTTTTGGCCATCAAAATATAGATAGCGAACTTTATACCTCATTGTTGGTTTTATTAGCTAACCTATCGACTTCACAAACTCCAAATACCTATTTCCAGCTTCAGTAATCTTATACCGCTGATTAGGGTGGGTTTGATTTTCAGGATATTCCAGTTGAAGCCATCCTATTTTAAGCAGTGGAGTTAGGTAACGGTTTTTATTCTTGGACTGTACACTAAGACCTATTTGAGTAAGTAAATCTCTGCTAGAAACCCATTGTGTGGCAGTTTCTAAAATAGGGATAACTTTATCATGTACCGTTCTATTGATTACCTCTTGAACTTGGTTACTAGCTTGGTTACTAGCTTGGTTACTCGGTAATTTAAAAAAAGCCACAACATCGCCTAATTCTTTAAATACCAAATCTTTAACTTCGATACTAGCTTGGTCACTTTTTTCTTGACGGGCAGGTAGAATAGTCAAGAAATGGGTGCTTTGATCATCGGTTTCAAAAATAGGATCAGGAGAATCGTTTTTATGCATAGTGCGGTATATGGTTGGAAAACCTGTACCTCGTCCTTCAGTAAGGTCCAATTCTTTTAAAAAATCACCGATACGACGATTCCGATAATCCCGGGCAACTATCCGCCTTTGGTGATTTAGTATTTGAACATCCACGGGTGGAATTGGACCCGGAAAGCTTAATATTTCGATTTTATCTGGCCATACCTATACTTCAATTGGATTTCCGATTTCATAGCTCTTGTGATATACGGCATTAGATAGTGCTTCTTCAACAGCTTCATAAGGAAAGTTATAAAAGCGGATAGCCTCGGCCTGATAAGATACTTTGATTACATTTTCATGGATGACTGTCGCTTTTAGGAAAGCAAGGCAATCACGCAATTGTATATGTAATGGCCCTTTAAAATAATGCTCGCTAAATGACCGTCCGCTATCGTCTCGATGAACCACCAGCTCAATCCAAGCGCGGGAAAAGAACTTTTCGGGTGTACGATTGAAAAATAATAAGCCAACGTTAACAGGATAAAGATCTTCATTAGCTCCTTTGGCGATGTGCATGCTCCTGGACAATTCGGCTAGGGACATTTTTTGGCTTTCCTCATAAAGGTTGCTTTTTATTTCCTGCAAAAACGCCTGTATCAATCCCAAATCAAAATCATTTATTGTGGCCTGTCGGTTAATACGATCATCAAAAGGAATACGTGCGGTCAGCTCAATTAAACGTTGCAGGTTTTCTCCTTTGGCGATGATACTCCGTGAGCCATAACGGATATAGGAATAGCGTTGAGCACCCTTGCCTTGTGTACTTGGAGCTGTGTAAGGACGATGATCACCAGCTGGACACCATAGCACGAGTATGTGCCGTCCGTTTAATACATATGGCTGCATCCGTGGAAAATAGTTTGGTTGAAGCTGGTTAGCAAGCGATAAAACTTCACCTTGGATGCTATCTATTCGTTGCGGATCAATTCCTTCTGCAGGAAAAACAGCTTGTCCGTTTTGCTCAGCAATACCAATAACGATATATCCGCCGCCCCAATTATTGAGATCATTGGCAAAAGCACAGATCGTATGGATTACCTCTTCCGGATTCCACCCACGTTTAAATTCCAAACGTTCCCATTCCACTACCTGTCCATGTAAAAGATCTTCAATATTAACGGGTAAAGCCATCTGTTCTAAAATACAGTGTTAGGAAAATTAATTTGATTAAACGAAGATAAGAAAGAAAATACAAAAGCCAATTCCTCCGGTCGGTTCATGCCTTTCGTTCGTACCTCACTCTAGGCATTCACCCACCTACGGAAACCCACAGCAAGCGTATTCCCTCGATTGCTGATTTCCTTCATCCTTCCCTCATCATCTCTCTCGGTCATACCCTTGCTTTTATCCATTGCACACCCACCACACAGGAAATAAGGCATTCGTCGTCCTCCTTCCGCAAAGAATGTTGCCAATCCAAATAGGCCCTATTCATGATGTGTTTATTTTTAAGGCATTGAAATAGCGCCTATTTGCCCTTCGGGTGCTACGCAGATTGTCATCATCTTTGCCGGATCAGTCGTCCGCCTCATAGGCGGCTGCTCTGTCTGTCATGAAGCTTCACTCCAGCGTACTCTTTTCGCTTCGCTCCATTCCGTTCCCTGTCATTCAGCACCATTCCATCCACCGCCGCTTCGTATTTGGCTCGCCTGCGGGTCGCTCGGGCTGCGGTGGCCATAGGCAGATCCAAAAGCAGCACAGCCCAAGGCATGCCTAGTCCACCTTGTGTAGGCGAGCTTTCGGCTGTCACTATTTTTGAGAATACCCAAGACGCAATTCTAAACATCAAAAATACCGCCAGCCAAACCCACCTACATTTGCCGTTCCCCGATACTACGTCCTCTTAGCCCGGCACCCTCGCTCCACTCGCAGACGGCTCGCGATGCTTGGTAAATGGATGCAACCCGCTACGCTCATTGCACCCATTTACCAGCCGTTTCCCGGTACGAGCTTCGCAAATTTCGTTTCCAAATAAAATCCTTGGAATAGAAATACGTATAGAAAGAAAAAAAAGTAAAGTAAAAATAATATGAGCTGGCTAAACAGCAAGTTCAAGGACGAGCTTTTCAGGAAAATCTCCATCCGCCTAATGGCGGTAGTATTTTACTGAAAAAACTTGCTTTATTAGCCAGCATACATTTAGGAAATACTTTCTTTTTTCTCTTTTTCTTTTGGAATAGGTTATTCCAATGAGTTGAAATATATATCGCTCTTTTCTTCGCCAAAACGATGCCGTAACATATGTTTTTCAGCTATGTCTTCTATCGTTTTGAAATATTGGTATGTCCTCTTAAACTCTCGTAAATAACTATGAAGATGTCTGTGGATCTCTAAGTCTATATCCACATCCTTTTGAGCATAAATGTCTCTTAGAAATTGCTCTATTACAAGCATGAGATCCCAAGCTTCATCATAGGTCGGAAATAATTGGTCTGTCAAACGCCCAACTTCAGCATCTGTATGCGCATAATATTTATCTCGAAGAATCTTCAACTTATGGGTTGTACTGGAAGTATCCTTTGATTCTAGTATTGTTAATATCGGTTTAAAACAGTCTAGCGACACGTTAATATTAATATTCTTGTTGAGTATTTTGTTATACAGTTTCCCTATACCAAAAGCCCCGTTATTGGACAAGATCTTTGTAATTTCTAAGACGTATAATATCCAGCTTTTTCTGGACATTGCGTTATATATTGAAGATCTGTGCCCGATCAGATAGTCCAGGATATCTAAATCACATCTGAATGGCATCTCTACTCCAAATTTTTGTAAATAACCTTTAGGACTACGCGTAAGATGCGCTTCGCCTAAATCTATTTTAGCTTTATAATAAAGCAAATAGATCGTTCCCAATATTTTATCAAACGGTGTTTTTTCCATATTTAAGCATAATTCTTTACTAAAAAAAGCCCGGCATTTCTACCGAGCTTTCGTTATGAATAAAGCCACCACAACTTTATTTATTTTTACGTTTCACCAAATTTGCCAGCAATAAAGATACAAAAAAACTGACCACTGCTCCAACGATTGCCAGCAAAACCGTGCGGATAATATCGCCAATGATCAATGTGGGAAAAATTCCCATGAGCAAACCGCCACAGGTTCCCATACCTACAGCAGATTTATTCATCGGGAACCTCCTCCGGATTTTCTTTTGTTTCTTTATCATCCACCGTAACCTGGCTGATAGCGGAGAGTACACCACCGGCCACAGTTAAATAACCTCCAATGGTAACTATTGCCGCCGGTAGGGCTACCGGGGCGGTCGCGATTGCTGCTCCCATCGCTGCGACAATCAGCCCTATGCTGCGCAGGGTCTTAAAAAACTTGGGAGTGGGCGCCTGCGCTCTTTCTATTACGTTCATTTTTCTTCCTTTTTTAAAATCACCAAATTCACCTCTTTTTCTTGGTCCAATGCCGAGTAGATACATTGTTTGAATTTGTCAAATGCCAATCGTGACTGTGTTCCCATGCCGGCACCCGATAGTTGGCTAACCGGTGCTATACATCCTCTTAATTCCTTCTTCGCGTCATTCGCTGGATGGAATAAGATCGCGCTGCGTTCTGGCACGTCTTTTACGGCCACATGCCAGCCAAACTTTTTGCTGTATCGCTTGGCCAGTGGATAGCTTCCTTCCGGGATACAGGAAGTATTGCGGACATTATCGCGCCAGGGCAGTTCAATGGTATAACAAATCAATTCGCCATCTATCCAGACCTCACCATTCGTACCCTGCTCACTATAAGTCCGCAACAGTTCGACCACTACCATCATTATTCGCCTGTTTCCCCACCTGTACCTTCATCCACATCTTCTCCTGAATCGATACCGGTATCAACCAGTACCAAACTCAATGCGTTATAAGCCCCATTGTTCAGGGCATAGAAAGATCCGTTCACCTGTTGTAAGAACTCAATTCCGAAAACGAGGAATAAAGGTTTGGTAGAGTCCGTCACACCGAGATCGTTGCTTAAACTCACCGTCTCTGTAGCTAAGTTATCAAAGGTCATTTCACCGGAACTGCTTTGCGCCAGTACGAAGGTCTCATTTTCGAAATCCACTTCAACCCCTGCTGAAATCAAGCGGAAATGCGTGGTGCCTCCCGGAGCTACGATTTGACTGTCCGGCGTAAAGCTCGGAACATTGATATCCAGCAGTCCGGTGGCGCGTGCGATGGATGCGTTGTAGGGAGTATACACCGTTGCGCTCAAACGCGCATTGCCATTGAAGTCGAAGCCCTGGAGAAGAATCAATTCGCCATCCAGCACATTACGCTGGCCACGGTTACTTATCTGGTCCGCTTTGATCACCTGCATCATGGATTTGACCAGTCTCGAGATCATGCGCGAATCCTGTGTTTTATTCAGCACGGGACGGATGGCCGTGCAAAACGCCTTACTGGCTTTGCCCGCCCTTCCGAATTCTGCGGCATTCTCACGCGTCCGCTGAAATTTGGGATCACTCAGAAAACGTTCCTTTTCAATTCCGCCTTTTTGCCTGGCCAAAAAGCCGTCTTTACTCTTGTAGAAGGTAATATCCCCGATAGTACCTTTCAATTTAATAATACCTGATTGTCTTGCCATTTTTTCACCATTTTAAACTCACCTTTGCTGCAGCTGATCAGTGAATACAAAACGAAAATTGTGATAATTATCTCCTGAAAGAAGACAGGCTATACCATCTGGCATTTATAGGTCAATATGGTCACATACTTCCTAAGTATTATTTGTAAATTGCAACAAAGATTCCACCTCAACTTTACCCCAACTTGTTACCAAATTTGGCATCAAAATGATGAACAGCTACGCCGACTTACCTTAATATCAACTGGGTAGATAAAGCGTACATAAAGTATAGAAGATGAGAAGAATCTGTATTTATCCGAAAGACATTGCAAGGATCACCGGCAAAAGCTACCGACAGAGTTTGAGGATCCATCATACCATCAAAAAGGCTAATAACAAACAACCGCACCAGGTCGTTACGCTTGAAGAACTTTGTGTGTATTTAGGTTTGGAAAGAGAGACGGTGATCAAGATAATTTAGCACTCCGCCAATAGAACCGGCCGCTCGCCATAGTTTATTTGCTATTTGCAATCCGTAAATAATAATGTCAAGTTTTTGGCGCCAAAAACTTGACATTTATTGGTCTACAAGATGATGTGCTGAAATTAGCGGCAAATAATAGTAAATAACGCCCGAAAGGTTTGACAAAACTATTAGGAA
This Olivibacter sp. SDN3 DNA region includes the following protein-coding sequences:
- a CDS encoding restriction endonuclease subunit S; the encoded protein is MEKVLPKGWVETELLNLLQTLETGIRPKGGVQGILEGVPSIGGEHLTSDGGFNFKNIKYVPKEFAEKLLRGRILHNDVLIVKDGATTGKTSFVGINFPFDTAFVNEHVFICRPYKEINPKVVYYFMRSKDGQERIMVNFAGAAQGGINTKFASNTLIPLPPLPEQERMVAKLDKLFAQHEKIKKALDRIPQLLKAFRQQVLTQAVENKKGTTKLKEFLIDIKYGTSKKSEYGISGTPILRIPNIENGGINDKDLKYSVLDEKEYNTLRLRENDILIIRSNGSVSLVGQSAIISSKHENYSYAGYLIRIRLNENYDAGYLNYIFKSNFIRSQMIDTSRSTSGVNNINSKEIQELDIPDLEVSEQQEIVRRVESLFAKADTIEARYQKLKEKVDNLPQVILHKAFRGELVPQLPTDGDAKDLLQEILALKKESKGKRGKA
- a CDS encoding AAA family ATPase encodes the protein MKIKSLWISKYKNVENIELKFDTDLISLMVGQNGFGKSNLLEALSLIFRDLDLMDTLSDYEDWPYDSRHFEYKIHYQCKGLDIKINSLKSEFHVYVKKIGDQHDFEDINFSEFRKNKQISYLPDYVVGYYSGENKRIRETIKPYEETIIKDLKSNKGLDSGFRKMFFAENFHGQMILLTLLLYRNDNNSFSRCVNDLLDNYLSFHELEEFGIRLNSPDWFDPRRKEHQVYGVNQLEENLQINDSNIFPFWNAKGKANKILQLLYEENDEAPIYYEEKEKDRLSKEYLELNSIKLTNKLKEIFPKPIDFFDAFETLYCAGLLSSIHLKVKNKNNLIYEFAELSEGEQQLVTVLGLVLITGKDDCLFLLDEPDTHLNPKWQRDYIKLLTNFNLNDDNSHIFVATHSPLIVQAVEGKFDILLYHLNEEENIQIDNDPQIISNWRIDQVLASKYFGIENTRPINTDDFLKLKQEIIRKGDLTDADKMKLKELEDELGYLPLGETITEIESLAFLNKLANKDDLH
- a CDS encoding McrB family protein; protein product: MEPQEIRAVQNTKYLYSWVPFYKKVVEMLATYKHNQVGLIDVLAQIGVDQLNDKDENGDILLDEIDPLTFLSYLNKYGDNKRVQLMNNLSKLWNLGIEIYDACGIPTSNAQKVWLFPYKRDRHNQEITRLWAFFDAVMEDRLSDDILQDVITIQSIGWTKITEGLFLLKPKKYLPLNKVVLPLLAEKGIQTKFRSLDEIKKINAAAKESFNLPFYQLSYEAWLYADRGKKKHRFWRVGTTSGRNKQSVLEEMYENNVVSIGWNDLGDLYKLPTLNKSALQKELIQTYDQDKRTSSRKAGEILNFATDLNRNDYVVAMEGHTVKAIARALDDRYHYDASLVFAHVKPVEWLAKDINDIQISEGLQTTFVELTAKDSINKLQELLNISETKKKELDNMVDKGSLNQILFGPPGTGKTYNSIDKAVHIATGESGNHAENKLIFDQLRIEGQIEFVTFHQGYSYEDFMVGIKPNTDTEQLTFKPHKGIFYRLVERAKANYVAYKNNKQEVKSFDIVFEDLIAPLEKGQTIDIPMEGGNAFTITDVDNGTIRFKKPNGSDRHTLSVDTLKAIVEGKRQFHSGLGAYYKPLVQRVQELQQPVSANTPLKNFVIIIDEINRANISKVFGELITLLEDDKRMGAENALALALPNGEPDFSIPPNVYIIGTMNTADKSIALVDIALRRRFEFEGYYPDYETLANFNAAHSNVLQRVNEAIYTRKKTADFLIGHGYFMKTEPLETILLKKVIPLLMEYFSGRTEEVQSILKAAGINAEYNTQRYIWIINATMFDETHN
- a CDS encoding McrC family protein translates to MKRITSFEFGPSFDVTSRKELEGYLHAVWKVYYSYEDGASTSLSLTEDNVTRQGILRFDGNTARARNFIGFLQSEYESIEIYPKIFRGANMEKSVMLKHLFYWFDYCRKWKFPFTDVNLSNLQDIDLPELILNLIANQFHGVVSTNPISLYQDMEEAMLKPKGSINFNRYISNSIANGNFHMLECDHQPMEFDNRLNRTIKYVARLLLAKSSFPETRQKLEDIIFILDEAEDQVCQASFLDHIPISPFYQDYQTTIGLCRMVLEQHIYNHHYEDSKHWSLLLPMEYVFEDFIAGFLERYFSEDWEVKYQKSDMYLTDEKAFQMQHDIFLVSKKDKSIKIIVDTKYKLRGNFKEDKKKGIAQNDLYQMTSYAFRRDCSSVLLLYPNQCDILSEPDIFHISNAHQSQVIKVTAAEIPFWSLFGHQNIDSELYTSLLVLLANLSTSQTPNTYFQLQ
- a CDS encoding ATP-binding protein, with product MEILSFPGPIPPVDVQILNHQRRIVARDYRNRRIGDFLKELDLTEGRGTGFPTIYRTMHKNDSPDPIFETDDQSTHFLTILPARQEKSDQASIEVKDLVFKELGDVVAFFKLPSNQASNQASNQVQEVINRTVHDKVIPILETATQWVSSRDLLTQIGLSVQSKNKNRYLTPLLKIGWLQLEYPENQTHPNQRYKITEAGNRYLEFVKSIG
- a CDS encoding helix-turn-helix domain-containing protein, translated to MALPVNIEDLLHGQVVEWERLEFKRGWNPEEVIHTICAFANDLNNWGGGYIVIGIAEQNGQAVFPAEGIDPQRIDSIQGEVLSLANQLQPNYFPRMQPYVLNGRHILVLWCPAGDHRPYTAPSTQGKGAQRYSYIRYGSRSIIAKGENLQRLIELTARIPFDDRINRQATINDFDLGLIQAFLQEIKSNLYEESQKMSLAELSRSMHIAKGANEDLYPVNVGLLFFNRTPEKFFSRAWIELVVHRDDSGRSFSEHYFKGPLHIQLRDCLAFLKATVIHENVIKVSYQAEAIRFYNFPYEAVEEALSNAVYHKSYEIGNPIEV
- a CDS encoding DUF5675 family protein, giving the protein MMVVVELLRTYSEQGTNGEVWIDGELICYTIELPWRDNVRNTSCIPEGSYPLAKRYSKKFGWHVAVKDVPERSAILFHPANDAKKELRGCIAPVSQLSGAGMGTQSRLAFDKFKQCIYSALDQEKEVNLVILKKEEK